Proteins found in one Labrenzia sp. VG12 genomic segment:
- a CDS encoding porin, which yields MKLKSLMLGAAAVATATTAQAADLPVAPEPVDYVRVCDAYGARFYYIPGTETCLRVGGRVRTQIIANNVLEDGNWSSRDSDGYSWLARGYVYLDARTATEFGTLRSYVSIYASNSNGTNSVNLDNAYIQWGGLTAGRLGSNFDIFTGQTFMGVVTRDWSDSTLNQLAYTAAFGNGLSATIALEDRSGRESGSYGGTRAPDLVAALGISQGWGSAQLSGALHQVYPNVANNRATGGEDKLGWAIGAGASINLPFANSGSNIFFQGFYADGALSYTGNAAGVNDYDGTGGTNSGYSLSAGAYIQATSTIGLALDGSYADYDVTNGSDVSRWAIDGSVQWEPVSGFAMGADVGYSNTDTGGTDTDELLFGVRMQRTF from the coding sequence ATGAAACTCAAGAGCTTGATGCTCGGCGCGGCAGCAGTTGCTACCGCCACCACCGCCCAGGCAGCCGATCTTCCGGTTGCTCCGGAGCCGGTTGACTACGTTCGCGTCTGTGACGCTTACGGCGCACGCTTCTACTACATCCCGGGCACCGAAACCTGCCTCCGCGTTGGCGGCCGCGTTCGTACCCAGATTATCGCCAACAACGTTCTGGAAGACGGCAACTGGTCTTCCCGTGACAGCGACGGTTACTCCTGGCTGGCTCGTGGTTACGTCTACCTCGACGCTCGCACGGCTACCGAATTCGGCACCCTGCGCTCCTACGTGTCCATCTATGCTTCCAACAGCAACGGCACCAACAGCGTCAACCTCGACAACGCCTACATCCAGTGGGGCGGTCTGACGGCTGGTCGTCTGGGTTCTAACTTCGACATCTTCACCGGTCAGACTTTCATGGGTGTTGTCACCCGTGACTGGTCCGATAGCACTCTGAACCAGCTGGCTTACACCGCTGCTTTCGGCAACGGCCTGTCCGCAACCATCGCTCTCGAAGACCGCTCTGGTCGTGAGTCCGGTTCCTACGGCGGCACGCGTGCTCCGGACCTGGTCGCCGCTCTCGGCATCTCCCAGGGTTGGGGTTCTGCACAGCTGTCCGGTGCTCTGCACCAGGTTTACCCGAACGTTGCCAACAACCGTGCAACCGGTGGTGAAGACAAGCTCGGCTGGGCAATCGGCGCTGGTGCCAGCATCAACCTGCCGTTCGCTAACTCCGGTTCGAACATCTTCTTCCAGGGTTTCTATGCTGACGGCGCTCTGTCCTACACCGGTAACGCTGCTGGCGTGAACGACTACGACGGAACTGGCGGAACCAACTCCGGTTACTCCCTGTCCGCTGGTGCCTACATCCAGGCAACCTCCACCATCGGTCTGGCGCTCGACGGCTCTTATGCCGACTACGACGTCACCAACGGTTCGGACGTTTCCCGCTGGGCCATCGACGGTTCCGTACAGTGGGAGCCGGTCTCCGGCTTCGCAATGGGTGCAGACGTTGGTTACTCCAACACCGACACCGGCGGCACCGACACCGACGAACTGCTCTTCGGTGTTCGTATGCAGCGCACTTTCTAA
- a CDS encoding porin: protein MKLKSLMLGAAAVATATTAQAADLPVAPEPVDYVRVCDAYGARFYYIPGTETCLRVGGRVRTQFVVNNVLEDGNWSARDSDGYSWLARGYLYLDARTATEFGTLRAYVSIYASNQNGVNSTTLDNAYIQWGGLTAGRLGSNFDIFTGQVFMGVVTRDWSDSTLNQLAYTAAFGNGLSATIALEDRSGRESGTYGGTRMPDVVAALGISQGWGSAQISGALHQVYPSAAFNGINPGNGEDELGWAIGAGASINLPFANSGSNIFFQGFYADGALSYTGNAAGVTDFVISANSGNATTNSGYSLSAGAYIQATSTIGLALDGSYAAYDNAGTAGDVTRWAIDGSVQWEPVSGFVMGADVGYADTDWDNTTDTEELLFGVRLQRTF, encoded by the coding sequence ATGAAACTCAAGAGCTTGATGCTCGGCGCGGCAGCAGTTGCTACCGCCACCACCGCCCAGGCAGCCGATCTTCCGGTTGCTCCGGAGCCGGTTGACTACGTTCGCGTCTGTGACGCTTACGGCGCACGCTTCTACTACATCCCGGGCACCGAAACCTGCCTCCGCGTTGGCGGCCGTGTTCGTACCCAGTTTGTCGTGAACAACGTTCTGGAAGACGGCAACTGGTCTGCTCGTGACAGCGACGGTTACTCCTGGCTGGCTCGTGGTTACCTGTACCTCGACGCTCGCACGGCGACCGAATTCGGCACACTGCGCGCTTATGTGTCGATCTACGCTTCCAACCAGAACGGCGTGAACAGCACGACGCTCGACAACGCCTACATCCAGTGGGGCGGTCTGACGGCTGGTCGTCTGGGTTCTAACTTCGACATCTTCACCGGTCAGGTGTTCATGGGTGTTGTCACTCGTGACTGGTCCGATAGCACTCTGAACCAGCTGGCTTACACCGCTGCTTTCGGCAACGGCCTGTCCGCAACCATCGCTCTCGAAGACCGCTCTGGTCGTGAGTCCGGCACCTACGGCGGCACCCGCATGCCTGATGTTGTTGCCGCTCTCGGCATCTCCCAGGGTTGGGGTTCTGCTCAGATCTCCGGTGCTCTTCACCAGGTTTACCCGAGCGCTGCCTTCAACGGCATCAACCCGGGTAACGGCGAAGACGAACTCGGCTGGGCAATCGGCGCTGGTGCCAGCATCAACCTGCCGTTCGCCAACTCCGGTTCGAACATCTTCTTCCAGGGTTTCTATGCTGACGGCGCTCTGTCCTACACCGGTAACGCTGCTGGTGTGACCGACTTCGTGATCAGCGCGAATTCCGGTAACGCCACCACCAACTCTGGTTACTCCCTGTCCGCTGGTGCCTACATCCAGGCTACCTCGACCATCGGTCTGGCACTCGACGGCTCCTACGCCGCTTACGACAATGCCGGTACTGCTGGTGACGTGACCCGCTGGGCCATCGACGGTTCCGTACAGTGGGAGCCGGTCTCCGGTTTCGTCATGGGTGCTGACGTTGGTTACGCTGACACCGACTGGGACAACACCACCGATACAGAAGAACTGCTCTTCGGTGTTCGTCTGCAGCGCACTTTCTAA
- a CDS encoding alpha/beta fold hydrolase — MTTAPLEAPTPPSKGPIETRNDFTWQSPDGLTLAGKEWPAREGSDNSRIPVLCLPGLSRNTRDFEDVARYLQSRGHRVIALDYRGRGASDWDEDWRNYALPVEEKDIDAAIEMLGLERFALLGTSRGGLHALVMGARYPATRMAAVIFNDVGPHIEMRAIHRIAATLGHHMETRSLQDVADNLHRTLGRQFPAFDTADWLKLAGQLASERESGFGMDYDPALAHQLASLDDAAPAPDLWPLYETLLDRPVLILHGEHSDLLSTETCQRMTDLHPDASVRTIPGQGHAPVLWDEATHKTIAEFLQKA; from the coding sequence ATGACAACTGCGCCACTAGAAGCGCCCACCCCCCCTTCAAAAGGCCCAATCGAAACAAGAAACGACTTCACATGGCAAAGCCCTGATGGGCTGACACTTGCCGGAAAGGAGTGGCCTGCGCGCGAAGGCAGCGATAATTCCAGAATACCGGTGCTGTGTCTTCCCGGACTGTCGCGCAACACACGTGATTTCGAGGATGTTGCCCGCTACCTGCAGTCCCGCGGGCATCGTGTTATCGCCCTGGACTATCGCGGACGGGGCGCCAGCGATTGGGACGAAGACTGGCGGAACTACGCCCTTCCGGTTGAGGAAAAGGATATTGACGCCGCGATCGAGATGCTCGGGCTGGAAAGGTTCGCGCTGCTTGGCACCTCACGGGGTGGACTGCATGCCCTTGTGATGGGGGCCCGCTACCCTGCAACTCGCATGGCCGCGGTGATCTTCAATGATGTCGGGCCTCATATCGAGATGAGAGCGATCCACCGGATCGCTGCAACGCTTGGCCACCACATGGAGACCCGCTCGCTTCAGGATGTCGCGGATAATCTGCACCGCACGCTCGGCAGGCAGTTTCCGGCGTTTGATACGGCAGATTGGCTGAAACTCGCCGGTCAGCTGGCCTCAGAACGCGAAAGCGGGTTCGGAATGGACTATGATCCGGCGCTGGCTCATCAATTGGCAAGCCTGGACGATGCAGCGCCGGCGCCAGACCTCTGGCCTCTCTACGAAACCCTGCTCGACCGCCCCGTTCTGATCCTGCATGGTGAACATTCCGACCTGCTGAGCACGGAGACCTGCCAGCGCATGACAGATTTACATCCAGACGCTTCGGTCAGGACGATTCCAGGACAGGGACATGCTCCTGTTTTGTGGGACGAGGCCACACACAAAACGATCGCCGAGTTCCTGCAGAAGGCCTGA
- the dapA gene encoding 4-hydroxy-tetrahydrodipicolinate synthase: protein MFKGSIPALITPFKDGALDEKRFQEFVDWQIAEGSSGLVPVGTTGESPTLTHGEHKRVVELCVEASAGRVPVIAGAGSNNTIEAIDFAQHAEKAGADALLVVTPYYNKPNQAGLKAHFKAVNDAVGIPILIYNIPGRSIIDMTPETMAELFETCENIVGVKDATADMAKASRQRHLCGPEFVQLSGEDISALAFNAHGGTGCISVTANVAPRLCAEFQAATLAGDFKKALDYQDRLAPLHRALFLEPSPGGSKYALSLLGKIDGELRLPLVPISESAQEEVRAAMAHAGLIN, encoded by the coding sequence ATGTTCAAGGGTTCAATTCCAGCGCTGATTACCCCGTTCAAGGACGGAGCGCTTGATGAGAAACGGTTTCAGGAATTTGTGGACTGGCAGATCGCGGAAGGCTCTTCCGGTCTGGTTCCGGTTGGCACAACGGGAGAGAGCCCGACCCTGACCCATGGCGAGCACAAGCGGGTGGTCGAACTCTGTGTGGAGGCGTCAGCCGGACGCGTTCCTGTGATTGCCGGTGCCGGGTCCAACAACACGATTGAAGCCATTGATTTTGCTCAGCATGCCGAAAAAGCCGGTGCCGATGCGCTTCTTGTCGTGACGCCCTATTACAACAAGCCCAATCAGGCAGGCCTCAAGGCGCATTTCAAGGCGGTCAATGACGCGGTCGGCATTCCGATCCTCATCTATAACATTCCAGGCCGGTCGATTATCGACATGACGCCGGAAACCATGGCCGAGCTCTTCGAAACCTGCGAGAACATTGTGGGTGTCAAGGATGCGACCGCCGACATGGCCAAGGCGAGCCGTCAGCGCCATTTGTGTGGACCCGAATTCGTTCAGCTGTCTGGTGAAGACATTTCCGCGCTTGCCTTCAATGCCCATGGCGGAACCGGCTGCATTTCAGTGACTGCGAATGTCGCACCGCGCCTGTGCGCGGAGTTCCAGGCGGCGACGCTGGCCGGGGACTTCAAGAAGGCGTTGGACTATCAGGATCGGCTGGCACCGCTTCATCGGGCACTGTTCCTTGAACCGAGCCCGGGCGGTTCCAAATATGCACTGTCCCTGCTCGGCAAGATCGACGGGGAACTGCGTTTGCCACTGGTGCCGATTTCCGAAAGCGCGCAAGAGGAAGTGCGCGCGGCAATGGCCCATGCGGGCCTGATCAACTGA
- the smpB gene encoding SsrA-binding protein SmpB codes for MAPKKGGVPGRTIISDNRKARFNFEIEDTLEAGIELKGTEVKSLRNGKANIAESYAAEYGGEIWIYNVYIPEYLQANRFNHEPRRPRKLLLHKREIGKLAGAVQKEGKTIVPLKLYFNEQGRAKLELALARGKKLHDKRETEKKRDWQREKSRIMKNFS; via the coding sequence ATGGCTCCGAAAAAAGGGGGCGTTCCGGGACGGACCATCATTTCCGACAACCGGAAGGCCCGGTTCAATTTTGAAATCGAAGATACGCTGGAAGCGGGAATCGAGCTGAAGGGCACGGAAGTCAAATCCCTGCGCAACGGCAAGGCAAACATTGCCGAATCCTATGCGGCCGAATATGGCGGCGAGATCTGGATCTACAACGTCTATATCCCGGAATACCTGCAGGCCAACCGGTTCAACCATGAGCCGCGCAGACCGCGCAAACTTCTGCTGCACAAGCGGGAAATCGGCAAACTGGCCGGCGCGGTTCAAAAGGAAGGCAAGACGATTGTTCCCCTCAAGCTCTATTTCAACGAGCAGGGGCGGGCAAAGCTGGAACTGGCGCTGGCACGCGGCAAGAAGCTGCATGACAAGCGCGAGACCGAGAAGAAACGGGACTGGCAGCGCGAAAAGTCGCGCATCATGAAGAACTTCTCGTAA
- a CDS encoding thioesterase family protein, whose translation MNSTALPQPARPQPIKRSEFKTFQHIPTRWMDVDIYGHVNNVQYLSFFDTAVNGWYVENNLLDPVHSREIFLVVETGCHYFAELVFPSIITAGLRVEKLGSTSVVFRVGLFAGEDSMTAAHGRFVHVHVDRDSRRPTPISNEKRLLLESLTDQ comes from the coding sequence ATGAATTCAACAGCTCTTCCACAGCCTGCCCGACCGCAGCCGATAAAACGCTCCGAATTCAAGACCTTTCAACATATCCCCACCAGGTGGATGGATGTGGACATCTATGGCCATGTCAACAACGTTCAGTATCTGAGCTTCTTCGATACTGCCGTAAACGGCTGGTATGTCGAGAACAACTTGCTCGATCCGGTGCATAGCCGCGAAATATTCCTGGTCGTCGAGACGGGCTGCCACTACTTCGCCGAACTGGTTTTTCCGTCAATCATTACGGCAGGTCTCAGGGTCGAGAAACTCGGCTCAACCTCAGTGGTTTTCCGGGTTGGATTGTTCGCCGGTGAAGACAGTATGACGGCGGCACACGGACGTTTCGTTCATGTACATGTCGACCGTGACAGCCGCCGGCCAACGCCGATTTCGAACGAAAAGCGGCTTCTCCTGGAAAGTTTGACGGATCAATAA
- a CDS encoding iron-containing alcohol dehydrogenase, translating to MFGAFTFNTSQRIVFENGSAAKLADHAAPFLGPRPFLVTDPGILSLDLQGPCETALRQAGYQLARYADVVADPPRALVEAAVEAAKAHGATSVIGFGGGSSLDVAKLVALLLGSQEDLDEAWGVGQAKGPRLPLILVPTTAGTGSEVTPISIITVGEEEKRGVVSPFLLPDLAVLDPLLTLGLPGPVTAATGIDAMVHAIEGYASTSTNNNPVSRALAVEALRLLGANIEKAVFTPKDQDARGAMLLGSMLAGMAFANSPVAAVHALAYPLGGTFHVPHGLSNALVLPHVLRFNNCVAAETYAEIAVAPFPELGNITDLIERADSFAGKLADLAATLGLQTRLRDVGINEEHLPKLARDAMKQTRLLVNNPRDMQEVHALEIYRAAL from the coding sequence ATGTTCGGCGCCTTTACCTTCAACACCAGTCAGCGGATCGTGTTCGAAAACGGATCTGCGGCCAAACTCGCCGACCATGCCGCCCCCTTTCTCGGGCCCCGTCCCTTTCTTGTGACCGACCCGGGCATTCTCTCGCTGGACCTGCAAGGTCCTTGCGAAACGGCCTTGCGGCAGGCCGGGTACCAACTGGCGCGATACGCCGATGTGGTTGCGGATCCGCCAAGAGCCCTGGTTGAGGCAGCGGTCGAGGCTGCAAAAGCTCACGGGGCAACCTCGGTCATCGGTTTCGGCGGCGGGTCTTCGCTCGACGTCGCGAAACTTGTTGCCTTGCTCCTGGGAAGCCAGGAAGACCTCGATGAGGCCTGGGGAGTCGGTCAGGCCAAGGGACCGCGCCTTCCTCTCATTCTCGTGCCAACCACGGCCGGCACGGGGTCTGAAGTCACGCCGATCTCGATCATCACGGTTGGCGAGGAGGAAAAGCGAGGTGTCGTTTCTCCGTTCCTGTTGCCCGATCTGGCTGTGCTCGACCCGCTTCTGACCCTAGGACTGCCCGGCCCGGTTACCGCAGCCACCGGCATTGACGCCATGGTGCATGCGATTGAAGGCTATGCCTCGACTTCCACCAACAACAACCCGGTTTCAAGGGCGCTGGCGGTCGAAGCCCTCCGGCTACTCGGGGCCAATATCGAAAAGGCAGTCTTCACACCAAAGGACCAGGACGCACGCGGCGCCATGCTGCTGGGCTCCATGTTGGCTGGCATGGCATTTGCCAATTCGCCGGTGGCTGCCGTGCATGCCCTCGCCTACCCGCTTGGCGGCACCTTCCATGTGCCGCACGGCCTGTCCAACGCCCTTGTGCTGCCACACGTCCTGAGGTTCAACAACTGCGTGGCAGCGGAAACCTATGCCGAGATCGCGGTCGCCCCCTTTCCCGAACTGGGCAACATCACGGACCTGATTGAAAGAGCGGACAGTTTCGCCGGCAAGCTGGCAGATCTTGCGGCAACCCTGGGACTGCAGACGCGGCTTCGGGATGTCGGCATCAATGAAGAACATCTGCCGAAGCTCGCCAGGGACGCCATGAAACAGACCCGCCTTCTGGTGAACAATCCGCGCGATATGCAGGAGGTTCATGCCCTTGAGATCTATCGGGCGGCCCTATGA
- a CDS encoding DUF2000 family protein: protein MFDTKFVIVVRDDLAAWQKLNVTAFLSTGVAAAKPDLIGEPYRDAAGHVYHAMSVQPIIVLSADQDTIARIHQRALQRGVAASLYIEEMFATGHDAANREVFGKFTPDDAKVVGLAFHTDRKVADKISKGAKMHT from the coding sequence ATGTTCGATACCAAGTTTGTCATCGTGGTTCGCGACGATCTCGCCGCCTGGCAGAAACTCAATGTAACAGCTTTTCTGTCCACCGGCGTCGCAGCCGCCAAGCCTGATCTCATCGGCGAGCCTTATCGCGATGCCGCCGGGCATGTCTATCATGCGATGAGCGTGCAGCCGATCATCGTCTTGAGCGCAGATCAGGATACGATTGCCAGGATCCACCAGCGCGCACTCCAACGCGGCGTCGCGGCCAGCCTTTACATCGAAGAAATGTTCGCCACGGGACACGATGCTGCCAATCGCGAAGTCTTCGGCAAATTCACTCCGGACGACGCAAAGGTGGTGGGCCTGGCTTTTCACACGGACAGGAAGGTCGCCGACAAGATTTCCAAGGGCGCAAAAATGCACACCTGA
- a CDS encoding AraC family transcriptional regulator translates to MSGNSTLGFERNQGGDELASTETERLERLCKSSGDGILVAPAEKGIERIEARFQGNGFSPHRHDTYAIGLTMAGVQTFTYRGEKRASMPGQVIVIHPDEEHDGGAGTREGLRYRMLYVTPERISEILSAAGHAELPYVPAPVVSDLRFRRDLADALSDIDQQLGNLKRECLIADLADCLTRHSDRGKRPSRMLDWPSLKRCAEFLRENCSEQIRIEALESLTDMDRFTLSRQFRKIYGTSPHRFLIMRRLDGAKAKLAEGAQLAEVAIDSGFADQGHMTRHFRKAYGMTPGQWRQLAGQPAGQV, encoded by the coding sequence ATGAGCGGCAACTCCACACTGGGGTTTGAAAGAAATCAGGGTGGCGACGAACTAGCCTCGACGGAAACCGAGCGTCTTGAACGTTTGTGCAAATCGTCGGGCGACGGCATTCTGGTTGCGCCGGCGGAGAAGGGCATCGAGCGGATCGAGGCCCGGTTTCAGGGCAACGGCTTCAGTCCCCACAGACACGACACCTACGCCATTGGCCTCACCATGGCCGGCGTTCAGACCTTCACGTATCGAGGCGAAAAGCGGGCATCGATGCCGGGGCAGGTGATCGTCATCCACCCGGACGAAGAACATGACGGCGGCGCCGGTACCAGGGAAGGGCTGCGCTATCGTATGCTGTATGTTACCCCTGAACGGATTTCGGAGATCCTGTCTGCCGCTGGTCACGCAGAATTGCCCTATGTGCCGGCTCCGGTTGTTTCCGATCTCCGGTTCCGCAGGGATCTTGCGGATGCGTTGTCAGATATTGATCAGCAGCTAGGCAATCTGAAACGGGAATGCCTGATCGCGGATCTGGCGGACTGCCTGACCCGGCACTCGGATCGCGGCAAACGCCCGTCCAGAATGCTGGATTGGCCAAGCCTGAAACGCTGCGCCGAATTTCTCCGGGAAAACTGTTCCGAACAGATCCGCATCGAAGCTCTGGAAAGTCTGACGGACATGGACAGGTTCACCTTGTCTCGCCAGTTCCGGAAGATCTACGGAACCAGCCCGCACCGCTTTCTAATCATGCGCCGGCTGGACGGCGCGAAAGCGAAACTTGCCGAGGGTGCCCAGCTTGCAGAGGTCGCGATCGACAGCGGTTTTGCCGATCAGGGCCACATGACCAGGCACTTCAGGAAGGCTTACGGCATGACACCGGGCCAGTGGCGGCAGCTGGCAGGTCAACCTGCCGGCCAAGTTTGA